One Mucilaginibacter ginkgonis genomic region harbors:
- a CDS encoding C40 family peptidase, with protein MEYGICTLPIIPMRAAPSEKSEMVSQLLFGEIYQLIPHTEGEQKNWVYVSALHDGYEGWISRNQVTLADTVAYDSYQNSNVLTTKPVSALVKQSDGSLIYIPFGSSLSGLNENKLALATEQYDVSNVDANKGDVLSLAQTFLNTPYLWGGRTHFGIDCSGLVQAVFRQQGINLKRDAYLQAEEGSTVDFLAEVKPGDVAFFDNDEGRITHVGILMSQDKIIHSSGRVKIEHIDTQGIYSEEFKKYTHKLRIIKRFA; from the coding sequence CGGCCCCTTCAGAGAAAAGCGAAATGGTTTCGCAACTGCTCTTTGGTGAAATTTACCAGCTAATTCCGCATACAGAAGGTGAGCAGAAGAACTGGGTGTACGTGAGTGCTCTGCACGATGGGTACGAGGGCTGGATCAGCCGCAACCAGGTAACTTTAGCTGATACCGTTGCTTATGATAGTTACCAAAATAGCAATGTGCTTACAACAAAGCCGGTTAGCGCCCTGGTAAAACAGAGCGATGGCTCGTTGATCTATATCCCTTTTGGCAGTTCTCTGTCCGGGCTTAATGAAAATAAATTAGCATTGGCGACTGAGCAGTATGATGTTAGTAACGTTGACGCTAACAAAGGCGATGTCTTATCGCTAGCGCAAACATTCTTAAACACACCTTACCTTTGGGGTGGCCGAACACACTTTGGCATAGACTGCTCGGGATTGGTGCAGGCTGTTTTCCGTCAGCAAGGGATCAACCTTAAAAGAGATGCTTACCTGCAAGCCGAAGAAGGCTCAACAGTTGATTTTTTAGCCGAAGTTAAGCCCGGTGATGTTGCATTTTTTGACAATGATGAGGGGCGCATCACCCACGTGGGCATCCTGATGAGCCAGGATAAGATCATACATTCATCGGGGCGTGTTAAGATCGAGCATATCGACACGCAGGGCATCTATTCTGAAGAGTTTAAGAAGTATACGCACAAGCTGCGCATTATTAAACGTTTTGCTTAA
- a CDS encoding WD40 repeat domain-containing protein, protein MEAKLAFELSGHQNPIFAASLSQKPGILFTAGNDKGLVEWSLAKQQFIKVMFPVRASVYAICCPEGLPLMITGLRSGEVLVFNFIEQKVVMQLRHHTKSVFDIKYLAHKKELLIASEDGTVSIWDINKLNLLHVLKVSADTVRSIAISPDNKLMALGCRDNIVRIYHTEDYSSVAELTGHTMAVFTTEFNNTGQYILSGARDAQIKIWDVNTFEPVKNIPAHLFAINHIMQHPTRPYFASASMDKSIKIWGSDDFKLYKIISREKGYPSHHLSVNKLAWNGDQLISVGDDKLVKVWDIGF, encoded by the coding sequence TATTTGCTGCGTCACTTTCACAAAAGCCAGGCATCTTATTTACTGCAGGCAATGACAAAGGACTGGTAGAATGGAGCTTAGCTAAGCAACAATTTATTAAAGTGATGTTCCCGGTGCGGGCGTCTGTCTATGCTATTTGCTGCCCCGAAGGTTTGCCACTAATGATTACCGGGCTTCGCAGCGGCGAAGTTCTAGTTTTCAACTTTATTGAACAAAAGGTAGTTATGCAATTGAGGCATCACACCAAATCAGTATTTGATATTAAATACCTTGCCCACAAGAAAGAATTGCTGATCGCATCCGAAGATGGCACCGTTTCCATCTGGGATATTAACAAGCTAAATCTGCTGCACGTATTAAAAGTTTCTGCGGATACGGTGCGCTCAATCGCTATTTCACCTGATAATAAACTTATGGCTTTAGGCTGCCGCGACAATATTGTACGTATTTACCACACCGAAGATTATTCATCTGTGGCGGAATTAACGGGTCACACCATGGCGGTTTTTACAACAGAATTTAATAATACAGGCCAGTACATTCTTTCGGGGGCACGCGATGCGCAAATCAAGATTTGGGATGTGAATACTTTTGAGCCGGTTAAAAATATTCCTGCGCACCTCTTTGCGATAAATCACATAATGCAACATCCAACCCGGCCATATTTTGCCAGCGCCAGTATGGATAAAAGCATTAAGATATGGGGCAGCGACGATTTTAAACTATACAAGATCATCAGCCGCGAAAAAGGATATCCAAGTCACCATTTATCGGTCAATAAACTTGCATGGAACGGCGATCAGCTCATCTCTGTAGGCGACGACAAATTGGTAAAAGTTTGGGATATCGGCTTTTAA